From Alternaria dauci strain A2016 chromosome 2, whole genome shotgun sequence:
CCCATCCCGACCGTTCATTCATCCTCCGCGCCTcttcctccatcttcttgACCCACCTCGTAGTCAACTCCTCATTCTCCTTGCGCAGTCTCTCCTTCTCCTGTTCCGCCATGTTCAGTTGTAGGTTCAGCGCAACCATTTCGTCGTGTACCTCCTCCACGAGTCGCCCTTTGCCCTTGAGCTCTTCCGTTCTGTCCTTGCTGCGCCTCTCCAGTTGTATCCGGACTTTTTCGAGCTGTTCTATGCGCTGTTTTTGCTGCGTGTCTGAGGCCTTGAGGGTGCTAAGCTCGGCTGTGAGGGTACTCAGTTGACTTTCCAGTTCACCGCGCGTGCGCTGGGTGACTGCTAGTTCGGAGCGGAGTTGCGCGATAGCAGATGGCGAGGAGACATCGGCCGTTGCTGGTCCCTGGCCCTTTGATGCGCTGGCGGCGGGGGCTGCCTCTTCCGCAGAGGGTATCTGATTTACAAACTGCGCCGTGTTGTCGGCGAGCTTGGTGTCTAGACTCATCAGCATCGTCCCCTGATATCGCGCCCACCCCTCTGCAACTTACAGGCGTTGATGTACTCCTCGTGCGCCTTCTCTCTTGCGTCACGCGCATCCAGTGCAGACAGATATTCCGCCAGGGGATCACTCATGGCGGCAGGTAGGGTCGCGACAGGTCAAGGGATATACGCGCCGTCTCTATCGCTATCATGGTGGTGTGCTACGTGGGAGTAGGCTGAAGGTGGGCACCAGGACGATTGCGGGTGCGGAGGTCGTCACTGCTCCGATTCGACTTCACCCCTGCTAGCGCCGACGGGAAAGTTCCATGTCCTGCTATCCCACGTTACAACTCAAACTTCTTCACTTGCCGTCAGCTCATTTTTCACGACACACACGCAATCGTCCAACATGCCTCCCGCCCACCACATCTCCGGTACCTCTCGTGCCCTCTACCGTGTCTTCATCGCTCCAAGTCTGCGCACCACAACCTCAATCCCACTCCTCTACGCCCCAGCTTTCGCGCCGACATCGTCCCCGAACTCCCTCTCCTCGTCCACAGCTAGTCTCACCAACCGAAGTTCAACCCGCGGGATAAAGTACACAAAAGATACCCGCCGACATGCCATCTCAGACTACTACGTCATCGACAGAGCCATCGAAGCTGACTTTATCAACTTCGTCGACGAAGATGGTGTCTTTCATAAGAACGTTCCTCTGGATGAAGCGCTGTCGAGTATAAACAAATTCACCCAACACCTCGTACAGATGGCACCGGGGAAGTACGACGAGAATGGCGAGCTGGATCCAGAGAGCTTGCCGACATGCCGTGTCATTTCCAAAATCAATCTGCGCGCTCAACACGAAAAGAAACTCGAGACACTGCGACGGCAAGCCAAGGGGTTGGGCGCGGGATCGGGACCTCCTTCGAAAACATTGGAATTGAACTGGGCCATTGCGCCGGGGGATCTGAAGCATAGGCTAGTGGCTATGAAGAAGTTTCTGAAGGAGGGGCGCAAGGTGGAGGTTATGCTTGGGCCCAAGAAGGCGGGCAGGAAGGCGACGCTGGAAGAGGCGAATGCGGTCATGAAGGCAATTGGCGAAGCGGTCGAGGAGTGCAAGGGTTCGCGGGAGTCCAAGCGGGAGGGAGATGTTGGAGGTATCCTAAAGGTTACATACGAGGGCAAGAAGGCAGAGAAAGAGAGCAAGTCAAAAGACGCGGCGGCATAAGCATGGTTCAGCATGGGCCAGATGAACGAACCTTGAGAGAGTTTACCGTAGGTACATGGGCAAAATGTCGAGCCGTGGACAACTCGACTCAATACGAGAGAGTCGGAGACGGAGCATGGAGAAGGTACGTGAACAGTCTCCGTACATGTAGTATACTGTACAACGCACGACACCACTCGTGGTTAACGATTGATGAACATCTATAGATACATTGTATAATATCACATGTCAAAAACCTCATAACCGCTTCTCTTCCTTGGCCGGTTCGGCCTTTGTCTCAGCCCCAGTCGCAACATCCACCTCTTGCACCTCGTCACCCCCGATGCTCTCAAGTTCCGCAGTTTCAGCCGCCATCTCCGCCTTCTTCGTCTCAACCTGCTCCTCACAACGCCTAACCTCTTCCGCCACCTTTTGCTGCTCAGCAAAGTGGCCCTTGAGTGTGGCGACGACATTCTTCTGCTTGGCAAGCTCGAACCTCGCTTCCAAAAGCGCTAGTTCTGCGTTGTCGACATTGCTTCTCTCACCGCTAGCCAATTCCAACTGCTCTTCCGCCTTCACTTCATCGCCGCTTAGACGGAGAGCCTCGGAGCGGTGCTCATGGATTTGCGCTGCGAGTAGCGCGGCTTCGTACTCTACTTCTGCCTTGCGCACTTGAAGCTCTCCCAACTCAACCATGATCTCTTCAGATTCCAGTCTGTTGGTGTTCAAAGCTCTGCTAGCAAGTTCGTATTTCGTGTTGATCTGGTAGGTTAGAGTCTGGATACTAGGCCACTCGCCAGTTTCCTGGGAGATGAGGTAGTCGTTGAAAGAACGGCCGGTCTTCTCAGCGAATTGCAGTTCCTTGGCTTCGGCAAGGAGGTTGTAGGCAGACACTGTGAGTTCGGAGCGCTTGGGCCCTTGGGGCAGGGATTCGGCGTACCCGTAGCGGGTACCAGCCACATTTTCATAGATTCCAGCACGGATGGCATCCTTCTCCTTGGGGTCGGAGAGGGAGAGCTCGCGGAATTCTTCCCAGCCAATGGTCGATTCGAGCTCCGTGGGTGGCAGTGATCGGACAAGGCTCTTGTGCCATGGCGTGATGGCCTTGTGTGTGATGTCCTCCTCGTGAGAAAGGAGGATGTTGTGCAATGCGTCACGCTCGATGATGACGCGTGACAATTCGAGAAGGTTTTTGACGTCGACTTCCTCCCATGTGAGCGTCTGCTCGCCGCGGTCCATCTCGACCAATGCCTGCTCCAACAACGGTCGCTCTTCCAATGTGACCATCAAACTCCTGCCCCTGCCGTGCAGCTTCTCGTGGTACTTGAGAATGTCCCCCAGTAGCTTCGTTGACGGGCTCTCAATCTCCATGGCGTTATCCACAATGATGAGCTCACCCTTCCTGAACCGGTACGAGAGTGCCGTCCGCCATGCAAGGTCGTAAACCTTTTTGGGCAGTTCAGTCGCAAAGTCGCGGGGCTTGGGACCGTGAGCGACACCTCCACCCTTCAGCATGGGCGACTTCTTGTCTCCCAGACGAGCTCGACCAGATCCCTTTTGTGGCCGGATCTTTCTTGCGGAACCTCGTATCTCATATCTTGTCTTTGTCGAAGCAGTGCCTAGCCGGGTGCTATCTCCTTCGTAAACGATAGCGCGGTGTAATATGTCTCGCCGGGTGGGTAGGTAGAGGTGGTTTGCAGGGTACTGTTGGAAGCGCAGCGGCTCGAGGGAAGGGAATTGGTGGATAGTCGCGAGGACTGTCTGCTCTTCGAAAGGCTTGACGGGCACGTATCCGGAAGCATGGGTGTTTGTATTTATTGACGACAGTGTGGCCTTGGAGGGTGCAGATGTGGTTATTGAGCGGCGTGTGGGCGTGCATAGAGATTTCTTGACGACGTTAGTATGTCGCATACAATGACGGCGAGACAACATACGGCGCAGCGCGCACACGGCGCATTCGGCCGTATCGACAGGCTCCTCAATTGGTGTGTGACGCCACGCATGGGCGCGGATATCCTCGTGGAAGCCATGCCGGTCGGGGTGGTTCACTTGTTCGAGTCGTCGGAGTTGGAGGCGGAGGTCTACAAAAAGCGCTAGTGTGAGGATCACCACATTTTCCAGCGGGCACCCTCCTTCTTGAACACCGTCGAAGCCATCAACACAATGGCCTCCACGCCCACGCTGCGCCAATTCAGCGCATGTCTACGATGCGTGCGTCAACTGCCCGCCGCCAATGGCACCTGCCGCCTCCTCTCCACCTCGGCCGTAGCCCGTGAAAAGGTGCAGACACAACCCACGAATGCGACTCGACCACCACCGCCCTCGAACCCCGCAGAAGGCGCTGCCCAGAAGGCTGGCTCTCAGGATGTCCCGGAATACATGCAGAAATGGGGCACGCTAGACCCCCAGATGGTGGAGAACAAGAAGCAGGAACGCCGACTGTTGCGGAGAGAACACGTCCAACCCGTTGGATCCCGTCGTCGCCGTGCTGTGCTTCGTCGATCGGCTCTGCAGAAGGCTGACGAGGTTCCGTTTGAACAACTGCCGTACCAATGTTTCCAGGAGGCGAGAAAGGTCTTGATGGAAGACAGGCAGGAAAAGATCAAAGAAATCGAGGTCCAGCAGTTACGGATAAAGAATCTGATGGCCCAAGATCCAAGCGTCAGTGGAGGTCCGGCAGCCAAGGAGCATAGGTTGCGGAGTATGAGGAAGCATCTTGAAGAGCTGATTATCTTGGCCGACATCAACGACCCGGTCGTGAAGCGCAAGTTTGAGGACGGACAGGGTGGGTCGTACCAGTTCAGATGCTACTTATTTGACTGACTTGTGAAGGTAACATGAACAAGCCCATCTACCGCTATCTTGCCGAGAGGAAGTGGCGTCAATTCAAGCGCCGTGTACTGGAACAACGTATCACGCAACTTGCCATCGTTCCCGATTTTCTCCCCTCCCTGGATCTGGTAGCAGACATCGACCTCGGTTTCGGCAGAAAGCCAGTGGCGCCCGGAGAGTTCGTAGATTCCGCCATCAGCGAGAAAATGCCTCGTCTCAATGTTCAGACCTTCACCCCTGGTGAAAAGCTGGTTACTGTAGTGGTGGTAGACGCAGATGTGCCTGTCACAGAAAATGACGGCTTCACCTACCGATGCCACTTCATTGCTTCCAACATTTCCATTTCGCCAAGCAACACTTCGATACCGTTTCAACGCATCGCTCAAGAAGACCAGAAGACAGAAGATCCAAGTGCCAAGAAAATCGCCCTTCCTTGGGCCGCTCCCTGGGCTCACAAGGGTGCGCCTTACCATCGCCTTGGCATTTTTGTCTTTGAGCAGAGCGAAGGCAAAGCACTCGATATTACCAAGTTCAGCAAGACTCAGCGCATGGGATTCAACCTCCGCAGCTTTGCCGATTCGAACAAGCTGAGCGCAATCACAGCTACGCTGTTTAGGACAAAATGGGACGAGAGTATGGCCGGAGTTATGGAGCGCGCAGGTCTGAAGGACCAGATTGCTGTAGAGTTCAAGAGGAAGAGGGTCGAGCCGCTGCCATACAAGAGGCGAACGGAGCGCATGCGCTAAGGTAGAAAGAGACGCGCATAGTGGATGTATTAGTCATGTAAGCCATGTGTACAATACAAGATGAACGCAGCTGCAGCTTCGTTCTGTCGTGCTTGGACCACGCGAGCGCCGCACGCCCGAGCGAAGCAAGAAGCAGTGCACAGCAGCGACCAAAGTGACTACATTGAGCTCAAGACGAACGACATGAGCTCCCACCGTGGTTCCTTCCACATTACTCAGGATACGAAGCCAGTGATAGAAAGCGACTAACCCGAGTGACAGTCGTTCTTTCCAATCGCACTTACGAGGGGTGCCTCCTTCTCTTGTTGTCTCACCTATCAAGCTCGCCCCCTCTGTTCTCCGTCGACCCGCCTCATCTTCCTAATTTCTTTTCTCATGTCATTTCTCTAGCTTTTACTGTTTACAATTATTTCAACGCCATTTCCTACCGTAGGTCACTGCCACCTGCTTGACTGCCTTTGAGCATTGCGACGGTCATGACCCTACACTTCCTTCCGTCTGAGCAACAGATAGCGCTTGCTCTTGCCATCCTCCGGAATAAACCAGCTGGGGTGCGAGTACCAGGTACAATTAACCCCATGAAGGAATCCACACATGCTGATAGTTCCAGACTACATTCTACAGCTGCGTGCCCAGCTCAAACCCGGCCCAGACCCTAGAGAGCGAGACGACTCTGCGCGCTATATTGACGAAGTCGCTTACTGGAAGAACCGATGTCAAAAGGCGGAAGACGAATGCGAGAAACTTCGAGGTATCAACATCAAGCTCGAAAGATCGAACCATTTACTGTCAAGCCTGTCTGGTCCCGTCTTGGACGTCGATGCAGCTGCCTATACTACCAAGCGCAAAGCACCATCAGCGTCACCTACGAGGTCTAAGCCATCGAGACAAGCACAGAACCAATCACCAGCGGTTGCTGCCCAGGAAACCATCGAGAATGACCTGGATTTTTTGGAAGTGCTCGGCAAGGATGGTTCCAAACTCACGGAGGCTTTGTACACCACGCATTCATTGTGTCGGTCTGACGAGCCAGACGCTGAGACTCTCTGCTTCAATCTTGTGCAAATCGCTTCGGGCATTGGCAAAGTCATACTTAACATTGCGCAGAACTACGAGCAGCTCTCTCGCCAAGGGCGGAGAGGCGCCGAAGCCATGTCATTCGATAAAGACAAATCTGACTTCGCCGTCGCCCTCTCTGTCTGCGCTAGAGCCTTTATGTCGTTACTCGTCGGTGTAAACAAACTTATGGAGCGCAAGGCCGATGTGCGACTTGCTAGTCTGATTGTCTGTGAGGTAGCAGGCATGTTCAAAGCTGCGTTGCAATCGATCGAGATATCAGCGCGACGTACAGCGCAGACTTTCTTGTCGCCGCGCCCTCCACCTAacaagacgaagacgaaaGCGCCTCCTGTCGTGAAAGAGTCCGCTCCAGCCAGAGCAGTTGCCCACTTGCTAATAAGCTTTCTCGGATTCCTCGAGAAAACCGATTCTGTGCATCAAAAGATCTTCGATGGATTCGTTTTCGTGCTGTTCGAGCGTGTGGGGAAGAGATTATATTACTTTACGTTTGGACAGCATCGCAGTACTTCTATCGAAGGCAACATCTTGCCACCCCCCGAGCCGAGAGATGCAGCTGAGGCGACGAGACGGGATATTGACGCCCTAGCGATCCGCCTTGAAGTAAGGGCACTTGTATTGATCCTTGAACGAGCGATGGGGTTAGCTCCAAACCACATGAATCCCCAGACTGCTCGCCCTAGCTCGGCGTCCAACCGCCCTGCCCGTACAATGAGCATCAAGACTACTGTTACGAGCACCAGGGCGCGCTTGAGTCCTCTGGCAAGAGACCGCCTGCAGCGAACGCTTGTTGCGTGCATGTATGGGAACAATACCAACGACGAATTCCTGGACGTTCTTACAAAGCCTGTCCCAGCCATACGACTTGGTTCCCTGCAGAATGTGGCGAAGATCGACGACAAAGATGTGCAGACTTGGTTCAAGGAGGAGGTTTGGCGACTCGTAGGGTGGGACATTCTCGCGAGGGACGGCGCGTGGTGAAGAAAGGGCACATCTTGTGTAAGATTTGAGATGGATTAATCTAGAGCAAGATATAGAGAACGGCATTGTCAAGTCTAGTTGCTGGCTTCCTGCGCCAACTGGAACTGACTGACAAACCTCCGTTCTACTGCCGACCTCTTCTCGCTCACTACTCCATCCATCTCCGTACTCGTTTCATCCTTCGTTCCCCATCCACCTCCGCCAGGTGTGTCGATCACAAAGCAATCACCCTTTTGCACAGCAAAATCCTTACGTCCACCCAACCTACACCACCTCCCACCAACCTTTTTGACAATGTAGTTTACCCCGCTGCTCCCGTCTTCTCCACCTAGCATACCATAAGGTCTG
This genomic window contains:
- a CDS encoding mitochondrial 54S ribosomal uL4m domain-containing protein; its protein translation is MASTRISAPMRGVTHQLRSLSIRPNAPCARCAKSLCTPTRRSITTSAPSKATLSSINTNTHASGYVPVKPFEEQTVLATIHQFPSLEPLRFQQYPANHLYLPTRRDILHRAIVYEGDSTRLGTASTKTRYEIRGSARKIRPQKGSGRARLGDKKSPMLKGGGVAHGPKPRDFATELPKKVYDLAWRTALSYRFRKGELIIVDNAMEIESPSTKLLGDILKYHEKLHGRGRSLMVTLEERPLLEQALVEMDRGEQTLTWEEVDVKNLLELSRVIIERDALHNILLSHEEDITHKAITPWHKSLVRSLPPTELESTIGWEEFRELSLSDPKEKDAIRAGIYENVAGTRYGYAESLPQGPKRSELTVSAYNLLAEAKELQFAEKTGRSFNDYLISQETGEWPSIQTLTYQINTKYELASRALNTNRLESEEIMVELGELQVRKAEVEYEAALLAAQIHEHRSEALRLSGDEVKAEEQLELASGERSNVDNAELALLEARFELAKQKNVVATLKGHFAEQQKVAEEVRRCEEQVETKKAEMAAETAELESIGGDEVQEVDVATGAETKAEPAKEEKRL